AGTTAATTTTTTGATTGGTAAATGATGACAAGTGTGCTTATTTGGTTTAATTTGTTGATGTAAATGATCCCAACTTAAAAACATATATCTGTATTAGATATCATATTTACTATTTATAAATTTGCAGCTGGTTTTGTCTTTATATATCGTGGATACAGGATATAACATACTGAAATTTGTTAAGTTGATTATGCTTTGCAGGAAGCGAAGCAGGCAATAGATCTGATGGGTAGGTGGGAAATGATCGACGTCTGCGATGCACTGGAGCTTTTATCTCCTGTATTTGAGAGTGAGGAGGTGAGCGTTGCAGTAACATGCACCTGGACACATTTACTTGTGCTGTCATATGAAAAATATAATGTCGTATCAGCTATGCAATATCAAAATATTACGGAAATATATCATATAATAGAAATAATGTGCTATACAGGTCCGTGCCTATGCTGTTAGAGTTCTTGAAAGAGCTGATGACGAAGAGCTACATTGTTACTTGCTTCAGTTGGTGCAAGCTCTTAGGTTTGAGCGCTCTGATAAATCTCGCCTTTCTCATTTCCTTGTGCAAAGATGTAGGCCTCTATTTTTTACCACTTCCAAACTGTATTTTGCAGTAGCATGCTGGTTTTGATTGACATATCTGCAACTTTTTGCAGCCTTGCGCAATATTGAATTGGCCAGCTTTCTCCGCTGGTATGTCGCAGTGGAACTGCATGATCCTACATACGCGAAACGTTTCTATTGCACCTATGAAATACTGGAAGAGAATATGATGAAGGTGCATCTTTATTTAAATTCTGTATACTTTAGTTATGCATGTGCCTCCTATATATGTTATTGGCATGATCGTGAGATGCATATATGGTATTAGATGATAATCTAAACATACCCCTCACTTGTTCATGGAGTGTGCATGCTATGTTACTAGGACTCCTCACTTTAACTTCGAGTACCCGTGTCGGACACTCGACACTCGACTTGGACACTTATTTTAAGCCAAAAACAGTTACAATTTTCAAAATGTTTCCGAGTCCGACATTGGGACACGTATCCATGTTGGATACTTCTAACTGAGTTTACATGAATATCAAGAGAGACTATGTGCCCATTTGTCTGTCCTAATACTTTCGTAAAAAGTATAAGTGAAATGTGAATAATAAGTAATTACAAGTTAAATTTTGAGAAGCAGTAAATATGTACTTATTTAAgttatttattttgaatttgcATTTTGACTCCATATAATTCAATATTAACCCTTCTAATGGTGACTTCTAGTTTTTGTTTATATTAAGTTACACTTATAAATTTGTCCGAATATATACAAACTTAAAAGATAAAAATTACATTTCACTCATAAGTAATAAAAGTAAGTTTTTATGGTAACTTATACATGTAATATTTCTATACTATCCTGAAGGCAATGCTCATCTAATTTTTGGGCACCTAAGATGGATTTGGAAAAGAAGCAGTGGCGAGTTTATGTACATCGTATAGCTAGTTAATCATGATCAAGGATAATAATGACTTCGGTCAATAATCTATCTGTAGTCTTAATTCCATCTTCTTTGAGTTTTAAGTAATTGCTACTGCATTTGCAAACAGTTGGGAGGGAATGGAGATGAAGATGGATACAAGTTGTGGCAGAGTTTGGTGCGTCAAACAGAATTGACAGCACAGTTGTGTTCTATTATGAGAGATGTAAGAAATGTCCGAGGCGGGACTCAGAAGAAGATCGAAAAGCTTAGACATCTTCTATCTGGCCTCCTGAGTGAGCTTACCTATTTTGAGGAGGTACGTCTGTTAACTTTTTATGGCTCAAATGATGCTTCTCTTCTTAGCTTACACTGTTTGCAAAGACTGGAGACACTAGATTCCAGTGAGAATGTATAATACTAATATACTTCACATTCCCAGCCAATTCGGTCACCTCTCGCTCCCAGCATTCTAATTGCAGGAATCATTCCATCAGAGTCATCAATATTTAAAAGTGCACTGCATCCTTTGCGTCTAGCTTTTAGAACAACTGGTTGCGGAAGCTGCAAAATCATTTTTAAGAAAGGAGATGACCTTCGGCAAGACCAACTGGTATATTCTAAATTTGTTTCTTGTAATATAGAACCTGTTTACAATGATATGTGGTCCTTGCAGGTGATTCAGATGGTATCACTTATGGATAGACTCCTTAAATTGGAGAATCTTGATCTACATTTAACGCCATACAGAGTATTGGCTACTGGACATGACGAGGGTATGCTGGAATTCATACCATCCAAGTCATTAGCACAGGTTTTTTTTTCTTTGAAGCTTTTAGCACAAGTATTAGTCCTAAAAAGTTTCTTTTTAATACTACGCTTTGTGAGGCATTTTGTAATTATGTCCTTCAAATCTGCATTCTTTATAGTACAATGTAGTTGCTGATTACCTAAAAAAAGTTGATTTTTGTGGGTTTTTAATAATTTTCCGGAGAGGGTAAATCATGTAGTGAGCTACCGAGTTTGTTGAGGCATATTTAGTCGAATTAAGGTCTAATTAGGTGAGTTATTGAATTCGATACCACTCTATACAAGTAGAAAGCGATTAAGTTTTTATAGTAAAGGGAAAAGAGGTAAACAAAGTGTTATCTACATGAAATCCATTGTTTTCTGATTGTTTGACAGTGGGGCTAACAACTTTGTTAAATTATGGGCTAGTAAAAATATGATTTATGAACAGAAACATTAACTCTTCTTCCTAGGTTTAATACCTTGTCATTTACTCTAAATTTTCCAGATTCTCTCAGAACACCGTAGTATTATAAGTTACCTTCAGAAGTTCCATCCTGATGAGGAAGGACCATTTGGGATCACTGCCACGTGTTTGGAAACATTTATAAAAAGTTGTGCTGGCTACTCAGTTATTACATATATACTGGGCATTGGAGATAGGTAAGACAATCTGATCAAACAAACATATAAtaacaaaaaataataaaaatattttcggCTTCTTCAGAAGTATCAAACTTTTAAGATACATAAATCGGTCCTGCTTGACTTATTGGTGTTTATGTTTTCACGGATTACAGGCACCTCGATAATCTTCTACTCCGGGATGATGGCCGCCTGTTCCATGTTGATTTTGGTTTTATTTTAGGTCGAGATCCAAAACCCTTTCCGCCACCTATGAAGCTTTGTAAAGAAATGGTAGAGGCGATGGGAGGAGCAGAAAGGTATGATATTTTAGAATGCAAATGCTTGCTAACGCTGTTCAAGGTTTCCATATCGATTGGGCATCATATGCAATTTATATTTCTCcgtgtttcttcttctttttctttttttttgtctTCTACAGCCAGTACTATACCAGATTTAAATCTTATTGCTGCGAGGCATACAACATTCTTCGGAAGTCTAGCAACTTAATCTTGAATTTGTTCTATCTGATGGCTGGATCCAACATCCCTGACATAGCATCTGATCCTGAAAAAGGCATTCTAAAGGTAATATTTTGTGGGACTTAAAAATTTTCTTATGTAGTACCATGTTGAAATGACCAAGCCTTTGTTGGTGGTTAAAGCTCCAAGAGAAGTTCAGATTGGACTTGGATGATGAGGAATGCATACATTTTTTCCAAGATCTCATCAATGAAAGTGTCAGTGCATTGTTTCCTCAAATGGTCGAGACAATTCACAGATGGGCTCAGTACTGGCGCTAAGTAAAATGTAAGGTTTATATCCCTGCCTATGCAGTTGAGCTGTTTATGCTTATAATTGTTGTTTTTGTGTGGAGTCTCGCAGCATGGTTTTCTAATTGTTTAGTTGCTTAAAAATAAGCTAGTGTACTCTATATATTATCTATTCTGATCCAGTTTATATGTCAATATGCCTTTATATACTTGGACACCATAAAATTAGCTCTACAATAAATTATCTTCGTGGAGAGTGTTCGGAAAAGCCATACAGTAGTATTGAGTAGTAGTAAAAGTATTTGGGTCATTACTGAGTCAGTTAGGAGTTGGGAGTCTATACATAGATGTCATCATTGTACTTATcagatactccctccgtcccattgAGATCTCTACGTTGGGGGACGTGGAGTTCGGCACGTATTTTAATGCTCCTGCAAAGTATAGTTacataaatttttttttaaaaaaaaaatcttttaaattttttttaatgtttAAAGTTTTATTCACCTTAAAATGGGTGTCGAGCGTTGAAAAAAACATGTAGAGAATTgaatgggacggagggagtaatgattactgaatataTGAACTTGGGGCTTTAGTTCCACCAATCTGTTACTCTCTCTAGTTTTCTAATTGATTTCCCTCTCTAAAAGTAGCCTCTTCTACAAGATATCTTTAATACCCTGTCTTACTTTAAATACATACAAACATTACTTATTTCTTTCATTTCTATCCTACTATCTCTGCTATGTTACCTTTATCCCAGAAAATACTAAAAGTTTTAAGTCAGAAAGCCTAGTTCCCAACAGAGAGCAAGCTAAATAATGAGCGTCATGGTATTGAAAGAATCCCTCTTGGCTTAAATAAGTTGCAAAGAGTTAATCCTTTAGGCCTATGCACATATAGCTAGACTATTCATCTCTCTACGTAAGTGTGTGATGTTTGTGTAGGGGAGGGCAGGTCTGTGCTATCTCATTTCCATGTagttgtttttttttcttttcttttctgttttcattttattttttatgTTTGAGTTGATGTTAGACAATGCATAGATAAAAAGAATGGAGCTGTTACGGGCCATCAAAAAAATAACTATTACTGTATAGCTGGACAAATCCAGGTTTAAATGAGGGCACCTTATTAAAGGTTGACCTCATTGTGATACCTTAGATAGTGATATAATGATTAGGCCATGGTACTGTACATAAATTATTAAAGATTATGCAATTCTGCGTGTAACCTTTACACAAGTATTAAATAAAAATGAGGAGAGGAGAGGAGAGGAGAGGAGAGAAGGGGAATAATATAACGAAGAAGAAAAAGGATAGGACAGAGAAAAGAGCAAAGAGTAAGGAATGTAGATAAATGAAATAGCGGCTGATTCTAGAACTATAAATCTGTATTGTTAGATCATTAAGTTGATAATTGCATCAAATATTGAAAGTAGGATACAAATGCTTTAAGTTGACTATCTCTTATTGGACAGTTATTCTCTCTATTTTGGCAAGAATTCTTCTTCACTAATTATTCACTCTTTCTTTTGGCAATAAATACAGCTTTTGCAGCATTGATTACATATATAGGATGTTTACCTTCAGCTTATCTTGCATGTGGCAAACAAAGCAGTAGTTGGCAATTTGGTGTAGCTAGTTTAGGTCCTGAGGCCTTGATCCCAGAATCTTGATGAGAATTCGATGGTGGATGAACCTCTGAAAACCCAACTGAAAGAACAAAATAGAAGTGGCATTTCCATGGTCAGGGGTGGTAGTGACTGGCGAAACATGGTAGATATTTTTTCACTATTTATGTATAGCTTTTATCACTAAAGGAAAAGTAGAATCAAACTGTATATGTTACGGGCCTAGTATGAATGAATATAAGATTCTATTTTCTCTGTTGTCTATAATAGCATTACGTTTTCAGTTTATATATAGTGAGCAGCTATATTATACATGCTGCATTGCAGCGGTTTGCTGCTAGTATAGAGCTGATTTGTGCATTCCACATTGGTAAATTGTAATTATGAAATTTTAGCCACATGCTGTTTCATTTATTTAAACTTTATAGAACTTTTAAGCAATGTATGTAATGTTTAAATTTGAATTTACTTGGTTTGTATTTTATGCTAATATATGATGTTGTATGTACCACCTTTAATCTTCTATTGTGGTGGCAACTTCCCCTTTAAACTTTTGTCTGCTTACACCTCAATGGTGctttaaaataaaatcaaattcaTGTAGCAATAGCTACAAAAAGTTAACTGAAAACTAAAAGATACAGGCAAATGATAATCACCTCTCTAAGAATCAAGTATCAAATCCCTGTTATTGTCGCTCTAATGGCTCTTGTCATATGATGAATTAGACTCTAATCTTTGTACAGATTGGAGGCACTTCTAGCATATATATCACCCAGATAGCAGTTAAAGGTCCACTCCACAACAACCTACAGCTGAGCTAGCTATGAAACGTTCTGTAAGCCAGTCGAGAGTTAAGCAGCAATTCTGTAGCACCACCAACTAAAAACCAGGCTCTTTGACAAGAAAACACCAGCATCATGATCCCATATCTTCCCCTTGTACCCACCCCTCGCAAAGTTCATTTAAAATACAGTCTTCTCCTTATATACACCTCGCACAAACTTTGTATAAATCAAAGCATCTCCAGTATCATGCCATGATATGTTTTTGCTGGGGCTTGTTTTGGCAGAAATAATATTCGTTCATTAGCTTCTCAAAAAGCAAAAGATATGAAGTATCACTCAAGAGTTGAATCTTTGTGAACCCCTCTCAAAGAACTGATTTCAACAACAATATTCAAGTCTTTTCTGATAATGTATATTAAATTTCTTAAATAACAAGTTCAACTAATCAGACTCGGTTTCAAAACCAATCCTACTTACTAATGTTGCAGAATTCTCATCTCAGAGTCAAGCATACCCCTCCAAATCCTAAATTATATGTACGACATATCCAATTTCACCAC
The sequence above is drawn from the Apium graveolens cultivar Ventura chromosome 2, ASM990537v1, whole genome shotgun sequence genome and encodes:
- the LOC141708683 gene encoding phosphatidylinositol 3-kinase, root isoform, with amino-acid sequence MSGNEFRFFLSCDINLPVTFRIDKLEGKLSNTSAKSSPDSANEKSTTEDRKGEVYVECALYIDGAPFGLPMRTRLESPGPSYCWNELITLSTKYRDLTANSQLTLTVWDVSCEKNEGLIGGATIHLFNMKKQLKTGRHKLRLWQGKEADGSIQTTTPGKVPKEERGEVERLEKLVNKYERGQIQRVDWLDRLAFKAMDKIKERENSKNGSSHLYVVVDFSSFEHRVVFQESGANFLIPSPLASTNELVTVWDPEVGRINPSEHKQLKLARSLTRGIIDRDLKPSSTERRSIQRILKYPPTRTLNGDERHLLWKFRFSLMSEKRALTKFLRCVEWSDVQEAKQAIDLMGRWEMIDVCDALELLSPVFESEEVRAYAVRVLERADDEELHCYLLQLVQALRFERSDKSRLSHFLVQRSLRNIELASFLRWYVAVELHDPTYAKRFYCTYEILEENMMKLGGNGDEDGYKLWQSLVRQTELTAQLCSIMRDVRNVRGGTQKKIEKLRHLLSGLLSELTYFEEPIRSPLAPSILIAGIIPSESSIFKSALHPLRLAFRTTGCGSCKIIFKKGDDLRQDQLVIQMVSLMDRLLKLENLDLHLTPYRVLATGHDEGMLEFIPSKSLAQILSEHRSIISYLQKFHPDEEGPFGITATCLETFIKSCAGYSVITYILGIGDRHLDNLLLRDDGRLFHVDFGFILGRDPKPFPPPMKLCKEMVEAMGGAESQYYTRFKSYCCEAYNILRKSSNLILNLFYLMAGSNIPDIASDPEKGILKLQEKFRLDLDDEECIHFFQDLINESVSALFPQMVETIHRWAQYWR